The Acidimicrobiales bacterium region GCGCAAGAAGAAGGACTGACCAGTGCAACTCAACGATGCCGCCAAGGACCTGATCCGCTCGGGCAAGCTCGCCCTCTGCGCCACCGTGAACGCCGACGGGTCGCCCCAGCTGAGCGTCATCTGGGTCGGCCTCGACGGCGACGAACTCGTCTCGGGCCACCTCGGCGCGTGGCAGAAAGTAAAGAACCTGCAGCGCGAGCCGCGTGTGGTGCTGTCGATCGAGGGCGACACACGCCTGCCCAACGGCATGCAACACACGCTGCTCATCCACGCCACCGCACGTGTCACCGAAGGTGGGGCGGCCCAACTGCTCTACGACCTCGGCAAGATCTACGTCGGTCCCGACGCCGAGTTCCGCCCGAGCGACGACCCGAACGCCGGCTACGTCGTCCACTACCGCGTCGACAAGGTCGGCGGCATCGGCCCCTGGAACGAGGGTTAGGTCGCGGCGAGGACCTCGGGCGCTGATGCATAAGCCGTTCCGCGGGGACGCTTTCCTTGGTCTGCATCAACCGCACATCGCGGCACTCAGCGCCTTGTTTGGCTTCACCGACCGTTCCTGCGCTCGGCAGCGAGCAGCTCTGCTCGCAGCTCGTCTTCTGTCATCGCGCGGACCTTGGTGAGACGCTCACGCTCTGTCTGCGTCGCGTAATGGTCACACGGTGCGGAGCGGCGAGATCGAAGCACGTTTGCCTCCTGCCGGAGCCGACACGGTCCTGGCTTTACGCCAGCACGTGCTTGTTCTTCAGCTCGGACGCCAACACGCGCGGGAATCGAAATCGCTCGAAAGGATCGGACGGGTCATCCGATCGTGACGGCCACGCGTACGCCGAGCACACGTAGCGAACGTCATCTGGGCAGTCTCGAAGGAGACTCCGCCTATTCCGCTCAGTTGCGATCTTGGATGGGACGAACACCAAGCCAGCGATGACCACTGCACCTGTCAAGCCCACGAGAAGCGCGACTGCGAGTTCCGGTGCACGCACCGAGGCGGCCAGCAGCGTCGATAACTTGCCCAAGATCACGCTCTGTAATCGTCGCGCTCGCGGTCAGCCAACCACGCAGTTTCGCGAAAGTCGAGATCGGCCGTACGCGCTCTCGACTTTCGCGTGCAGTTGGGGACGCTGGAGGCACTTCACCGAAGGCTCTCACGTCCCTAACTGCACGTCGAAGCCCCGAGCGGCAACCCACGCACGAATGCCGGTTCTTTCGCTCTTGCGCGACGTCGCTACTGCCCGTTCGATGTTAAGTCGCGGCGAGGACTTCGGCGATGTTGACGGTGTCGGGCATGCGCACCTGTTCGTAGGTGCACGAGCGGGGCTCGCGGTCGTAGCGGAAGCGGCGAAACGACGCGGCGTGGCGCATGCGAGTGCCGCCCTGGAAATGGCCGTAGGCGACTTCGACGACGAGTTCGACGCGCAGGGGTACCCACGACATGTCCTTGCCGGCGTTCCAGCGGTTGCCCGTCGGCGGCTTGTCCATGCCGGATGCCTGCATCTGGGCCCACTCGCCCCACGGGTGGTTGTCCGTCGCGTTCTCGCGCAGCGGCGCCAGCTCGTCGACGAGTTCGCGCCGCTTCGCCTGCGTGAAGGAACCGGTCACGCCGACGTGATG contains the following coding sequences:
- a CDS encoding PPOX class F420-dependent oxidoreductase, whose product is MQLNDAAKDLIRSGKLALCATVNADGSPQLSVIWVGLDGDELVSGHLGAWQKVKNLQREPRVVLSIEGDTRLPNGMQHTLLIHATARVTEGGAAQLLYDLGKIYVGPDAEFRPSDDPNAGYVVHYRVDKVGGIGPWNEG